ttacctctaacattggtaaggtgggtcaatttcaaacattattataaaacataggtattttgtttattattttgcatcaattacatatcagttggttctaaaaaagaatgtcatattttttataatttaataataaaattgaagatcaatattaataaattcgatgaaatatataattttttttatccaactcgtacaaaagtatatttttaaaaaattaatttgtttttacgtctaatcatatatttatTATCTGTTACGTGATAAAATAGCGcacatgtgatcaagactggtAGATGACATGTTTCATGACCGAAAAAACAGTTTGctgaattatttttttaaattgatcaaaattatcaatgttagaagtaaaattgctcttgacggGTAACATTAAAGGTAAACTTGCATCATTTTGaatgttagaaataaaattatttctaaCTGTAAATGTTAGGATTATTTTTACACCTTACCCCATgaattatttaactttttttttaatttacatttTGCAAATATGTTTTTGTTTTACGATATTCAAAGAATATATATTTGTCATTTTTGTGACTGTTTACGGTAAAGACCTAATATACAAATTCGAACATCCAATAAGTTCATTCTACGAATTCAAAATTCCATCACTATCTCAGATTAGTTCCTTCGCGCCAAAAGTGGTAAATCGCCGCCGGATATTTCAGATCATGCCGTCGCCATCTCTTTTCGCAAACAAGATTTGCTACAAGCTCCAGACGCTTGCTTCTCGTCATGAGCAAATGAAGATCGCATTTCACGAGCTCAAGTCTCAGATCAAAGATGGTTTGCTTGAAGTGATCTCTCTTTTTCTCTGCTGGATGTCTTTCTGtcaattcttttttctttcgaGTCTTCGATTCAGGACCAGATGTTTTAATCCTTTTGAATTTTGCAGACCAACGAAGTGTTTGCATCTTTAGCAATTCCATTGATGAAGCTTGTTGGTTTAAAGACAAAGGAAATGGCTGAAGAAGGGCGATTCAGCAGCATCATCATCACCAATGGTTTCTCTCATGTAAACAGTTCATGTGTTATTAATTTAACAACAAATATGTTTTAGCTTGGCGTTGCTTTCAGAATTATGTTAAACTTTTTTGGCAGGGAGCATCGCAATCGCCGGATGCTAATGATGCATCAGAGGTACACATTTAAATTCTGGAAAGCATCAAAATAGTAATTTCTTTTCTCAAAGACTGGAATGAGATTTATAATTAAGCAAAACTACCACATTTTTTTCTGCTTAATTTAACGATTTGTGCTCAATCGTACACCAATTCAATTGTTAACCAATTAGCTGGTGCTATGTATCGTCCAACCAATGCTTATTTGTGCAGTATGATCTGAATTTTATTCGAGTAGAGGTCTTAAGTAGTTGCGATCTCGTTGTCTTATTTGGCTTCCGTtgcaattttgaattttggggTGGCAGTATGAACTAAATTCCCATGTTACTGTAAAGTTTAAACAGTCCCAAGCATTTGATTGTGAGTATTAGGTAAAGGATTTCATCTGGAGCCCCTGGAATGTAGTGTACTCATACTTGCTAAATCCGTAGGAGAGAATTGGTGGATAGAAGTAATAGAAAATTATGGACTTATACTTTCTTTCGGCCTTTTCATTCACCTAATTTCTAATTAGCAGGGTGAAAAATATGCTAGCAGAGCTACCACGGTCGGGAAAGAGCTTATAGAGAAGCAACATAAAAACATAGCGCAGCTAGTACACTTGCTTAGGCAAATTGAAAACCATGTGAATGGCGAGCAAGAGGTCATACTTCAGAACCTTGGAAAGCACCGTCTCAACCTCCAGAAGTACTTCCAGAAAGCCCTTTCCTGTATATTTTCCCTCCATGGTCAAAACAAGGACACATCTTTCATAACACAGAAGCTTCTTCAAGATATTTTCAACAATGTAAATGCAGTCCTAGATTCACTGGAGAGTGGTGTGGACAACCTATTTCAAGGACTGGCAAAAAAGATGTGTAGCCCAATGGTGGAGTATGTCAAGGGCCTCACTGATGATCTAAAGAATGGAAACAGTAGGCAATTGTTGGCCATGGTGAAGGAGATGGAACGAATGATGAGAAAAGGAAAGCTTGAGTTTGAGGATGCAAGGAAGCAAGTCAGAGTAGCTGAAGAGGGGAAAATGGAGGCAATATGCAAGTTAAAGACAATAGAAGGAAGTTTGAAGAGAAAGAAACAGCAGCTCTGCCTTCCTGAACCCCCAAAGAGGCGTGTAGGCTATAGTGGACCTGCTACTCCACACAAGGTACAAATAGTTGATCGATTCTTTTTTACATGCTTAatcatttctttttaatttctcgCCAGCTAGTTGGATTTACAAAGCatcattttctttctttgaatTACAATGCTGAGTGCTAGCTGACACAGGGCCAAGGCTATCATATTAGCTGAATGAATCACCAAGGGCTGACACTCTGTGTTCCACATGCCATAGTCACTGTTTAACTTGTAAACAGCATTACTTTAGAAAATTTATGTAATAAGAAGAGGTTGGCTTCTATCATTTAACTGGTCCTAGTGAAGTATGGCACAGTTTCTCAGTTGGTGTTG
The DNA window shown above is from Euphorbia lathyris chromosome 1, ddEupLath1.1, whole genome shotgun sequence and carries:
- the LOC136229352 gene encoding uncharacterized protein isoform X1, which gives rise to MPSPSLFANKICYKLQTLASRHEQMKIAFHELKSQIKDGLLETNEVFASLAIPLMKLVGLKTKEMAEEGRFSSIIITNGFSHGASQSPDANDASEQGEKYASRATTVGKELIEKQHKNIAQLVHLLRQIENHVNGEQEVILQNLGKHRLNLQKYFQKALSCIFSLHGQNKDTSFITQKLLQDIFNNVNAVLDSLESGVDNLFQGLAKKMCSPMVEYVKGLTDDLKNGNSRQLLAMVKEMERMMRKGKLEFEDARKQVRVAEEGKMEAICKLKTIEGSLKRKKQQLCLPEPPKRRVGYSGPATPHKLLGMDEEQATDDKLMWNLLNKKRKDNVQTSPMGPEGLLWFNANKNHCVRPSLERTRVTRSSKAVGLQTPSLNNNRIPLGSSPSLAIQPGARLARENTRVTRSSTRARGL
- the LOC136229352 gene encoding uncharacterized protein isoform X2; protein product: MPSPSLFANKICYKLQTLASRHEQMKIAFHELKSQIKDGLLETNEVFASLAIPLMKLVGLKTKEMAEEGRFSSIIITNGFSHGASQSPDANDASEGEKYASRATTVGKELIEKQHKNIAQLVHLLRQIENHVNGEQEVILQNLGKHRLNLQKYFQKALSCIFSLHGQNKDTSFITQKLLQDIFNNVNAVLDSLESGVDNLFQGLAKKMCSPMVEYVKGLTDDLKNGNSRQLLAMVKEMERMMRKGKLEFEDARKQVRVAEEGKMEAICKLKTIEGSLKRKKQQLCLPEPPKRRVGYSGPATPHKLLGMDEEQATDDKLMWNLLNKKRKDNVQTSPMGPEGLLWFNANKNHCVRPSLERTRVTRSSKAVGLQTPSLNNNRIPLGSSPSLAIQPGARLARENTRVTRSSTRARGL